One window from the genome of Podospora pseudocomata strain CBS 415.72m chromosome 1 map unlocalized CBS415.72m_1.2, whole genome shotgun sequence encodes:
- a CDS encoding uncharacterized protein (EggNog:ENOG503NYJ2; CAZy:GH79; COG:G): MRFSNMKQAVFFSLLTGSLVQGQFPVATSITSANEILDGFVSFSIEFSSFPDFAGNNSHPNTFSDNLLENIRHLTGTKPYIRVGGNTQDYALYNASLPYALNGTFNPKRSLDYPTTIYIGRSYFESYSTWKDVKFSHGFNLGLGANTSEGWQTLLDTVPLACKALSDGKLYLWGYGNEPDLFSTAAQGPIRPPSWNESTYVWQWQNGTRTIHALVRQHCPDLARESEYGYIAPSHGGVGNRLKAHVSWAAGLNSGRNVRLYSTHNYISGATTPGVTLQSTLLNHTVTARSVNAQAAEYYRIVSLDPGAPPPIFGETNSLYNQGRPGLSNTFGAALWVVDFNLYAASKGFKRVHMHQGTNYRYTSWQPIETNVTSIGTKPPYYGNIATAAALGRHEKVEVVNIPLTWHREAAYAIYHGGILSRVVVVNMRGYNTTVDGEGLVPLPNPPKRGSVEYFFQLGGLGKRAGVDVGVTVGYRQKVKVQRLRANGSDAVTGISWDGWSYNYELDQGRPVRMGNVTTGEEVEVDGMGRVKVGVEDSSAALLVF, from the exons ATGCGGTTTTCCAACATGAAGCAGGCcgtcttcttttctcttttgacAGGTTCACTTGTCCAAGGTCAATTCCCAGTCGCTACGTCCATCACGTCTGCCAATGAGATCCTCGACGGCTTCGTGAGCTTCAGCATCGAGTTCTCTAGCTTTCCTGACTTTGCAGGAAACAACTCACATCCCAACACCTTTTCGGACAACCTCTTGGAAAACATCAGACACCTGACCGGCACGAAGCCGTACATCCGAGTAGGAGGCAACACTCAGGATTATGCTCTCTACAACGCCTCTTTGCCATATGCCTTGAATGGCACTTTCAATCCCAAGCGGTCTCTCGATTATCCGACCACCATCTACATTGGTCGCTCCTACTTTGAGTCCTACAGCACCTGGAAGGATGTCAAGTTTTCTCATGGCTTcaaccttggccttggtgccAATACTTCAGAGGGGTGGCAAACACTCCTCGACACAGTCCCTCTTGCTTGCAAAGCACTGAGTGACGGGAAACTCTATCTATGGGGTTATGGCAACGAACCGGATTTGTTTTCAACCGCTGCCCAAGGCCCAATTCGACCTCCGAGTTGGAACGAAAGCACCTATGTGTGGCAGTGGCAGAACGGAACGAGGACGATACATGCGCTGGTAAGGCAACACTGCCCTGACCTTGCTCGTGAGAGTGAGTATGGATATATAGCACCTTCTCATGGAGGCGTTGGTAACAGGCTAAAGGCGCATGTGAGCTGGGCAGCTGGTTTGAATAGTGGCAGGAATGTCAGGTTGTATTCGACGCACAA CTACATCTCGGGCGCCACAACCCCAGGCGTAACCCTCCAATCCACCCTCCTAAACCACACCGTCACCGCCCGGTCAGTGAACGCGCAAGCAGCCGAATACTACCGGATCGTCTCCCTCGATCCGGGCGCTCCACCGCCCATATTCGGGGAGACAAACTCGCTCTACAACCAAGGCCGCCCAGGGCTCTCCAACACTTTTGGCGCGGCACTCTGGGTGGTAGACTTTAACCTCTATGCCGCGAGCAAAGGATTCAAAAGGGTGCATATGCACCAGGGGACTAACTACCGG TATACATCCTGGCAACCAATAGAGACGAACGTTACGAGCATAGGGACAAAACCCCCTTACTACGGCAATATCGCCACAGCTGCCGCCCTGGGGAGACatgagaaggtggaggtggtgaacaTTCCGCTGACTTGGCACCGCGAGGCGGCATATGCGATTTACCATGGTGGAATTTTGtcgagggttgtggtggttaATATGAGGGGGTATAACACCACGGTTGACGGGGAGGGACTAGTTCCATTACCCAATCCGCCAAAGAGAGGAAGCGTGGAGTATTTTTTTCAactggggggtttggggaagagggcgggagttgatgttggggtgaCGGTTGGGTACAGGCAAAAGGTCAAAGTGCAGAGGTTGAGGGCTAACGGGAGTGATGCCGTTACGGGGATTAGTTGGGATGGGTGGAGTTACAACTATGAGCTTGATCAggggaggccggtgaggatggggaatGTTACtacgggggaggaggtggaggttgatgggatggggagggtgaaggttggggttgaggattCGAGCGCAGctttgttggtgttttga